In the Naumovozyma dairenensis CBS 421 chromosome 4, complete genome genome, one interval contains:
- the MGM101 gene encoding Mgm101p (similar to Saccharomyces cerevisiae MGM101 (YJR144W); ancestral locus Anc_4.380), with protein sequence MMYHLTHRSIFLKRSFPLATRLITTTTSTSSSTSTATAPATATATISSNSTVRKPTTTYRSSSASQPSSTTATKTATKAVFSKTLNQSLGNIPLESTTTTATKGLPDLPEIITKEESNTTNNDVDWTKSWHGIGSKPFNATIQTELMKELDPKDIEIKPDGLIYLPEIKYRRILTKVFGAGGWGLVPRSETIVTSSLVTREYALICHGQLVSVARGEQDYFNEGGIPTATEGCKSNALMRCCKDLGIGSELWDPVFIKKFKTTFCMDKFVEHVVTKKKKKIWLRKDRQVEYPFK encoded by the coding sequence ATGATGTACCATCTCACACATCGATCAATTTTCCTAAAGAGGTCTTTCCCTTTGGCGACACGTCTAATAACCACCACTACAAGTACGTCAAGTAGTACATCAACAGCAACTGCCCCTGCCACTGCCACTGCCACTATTAGTAGTAACAGTACTGTGAGGAAACCTACCACAACATACCGTTCATCATCTGCTTCACAGCCAAGTAGCACTACAGCTACTAAAACTGCAACGAAAGCTGTCTTTTCAAAGACATTGAATCAATCATTGGGCAACATTCCATTGGAAAGTACCACCACCACCGCAACGAAAGGACTACCTGATTTACctgaaattattaccaaGGAAGAATCTAATACAACTAATAATGATGTAGACTGGACCAAATCTTGGCATGGGATAGGTAGTAAACCGTTCAATGCGACAATCCAAACAgaattaatgaaagaattagaCCCCAAAGATATAGAGATTAAACCAGACGgattaatttatttaccTGAGATTAAATATCGTCGTATCTTGACTAAAGTGTTTGGTGCCGGTGGATGGGGGCTTGTACCACGTTCCGAGACCATTGTGACAAGTTCTTTGGTGACGAGAGAATATGCATTGATTTGTCATGGTCAATTGGTTAGTGTTGCTAGAGGAGAACAAGATTATTTTAATGAAGGTGGGATTCCTACTGCTACTGAGGGTTGTAAGAGTAATGCGTTAATGAGATGTTGTAAGGATTTGGGGATTGGGTCTGAATTATGGGATCCTGTATTTATTAAGAAGTTTAAGACTACTTTTTGTATGGATAAGTTTGTGGAACATGTTGttacgaagaagaagaagaagatctGGCTAAGAAAGGATAGACAAGTCGAGTATCCTTTTAAATAA
- the SMN1 gene encoding Smn1p (similar to Saccharomyces cerevisiae YHR202W; ancestral locus Anc_4.381), with amino-acid sequence MKHIVHELLGVITISSLICNLARSAIIPEKVFDAIPLEVKENINNPSTEVKLRGLEVGELNFLHTTDSHGWIGSHIVQPDFDADWGDFITFVEHFKHNRIGKENDILIIDTGDKHDGNGLCDATVPNGIASTELFNEMDYDLLTLGNHELYNPEKTVLEYYSTVMSRKFKGKYISSNVEFIKANGDIVPFGNKYLHLETPKRGIKILALSFIFHFQRANSRARVTSPIEEITTKDWFQEMLIKHPENDLDMLLVFGHLPVTDNVNHEMEQVHQYLRKYYPNIIIQYFGGHSHIRDFVILDEKSACLQSGKYAETVGFLSIDGVKTDTPTFFRRYIDFNKRSFKHHSNAKIFKSLRGDLVSSKLKNLRRSLGLNRVIGYVSKTYYMIARSLDSKENIYHFLTNKVLPRLRSDTFDTNSISRFVIMNTGAVRYDLHKGPFTKDSEYIVMPFTNDWKYLEIPLNIAEQVKNFLNERPSIMNLGPPQAVRINQNQIADRPESCPLVNDPSYREGFITRDDFGCDGDDTPHNSQIFHKLPSVVQYKIFTXXXXXXXHLIFYSFIQPDILQAVNSLVKENGMDGLYSDEDCQFYGGKSTQILLREYIQESSEKYTI; translated from the coding sequence atgaaacatATTGTACATGAACTCCTCGGAGTCATCACAATAAGCAGTCTAATTTGTAATTTGGCCAGATCAGCGATAATACCGGAGAAAGTATTTGATGCCATCCCCCTGGAAGTAAAGgagaatattaataatccAAGCACTGAAGTAAAACTAAGAGGGTTAGAAGTAGGAGAATTGAATTTCCTCCATACAACAGACAGCCATGGTTGGATTGGATCACATATAGTGCAGCCGGATTTCGATGCAGATTGGGGTGATTTCATCACTTTTGTGGAACATTTTAAACATAATAGAATAggtaaagaaaatgatattttaatCATTGATACTGGTGATAAACATGATGGAAATGGGCTATGTGATGCTACTGTGCCAAACGGTATTGCCTCTACTGAGTTGTTTAATGAAATGGATTATGATCTTTTAACATTGGGGAACCATGAATTGTATAATCCTGAAAAGACTGTGTTGGAATATTACTCTACTGTAATGTCAAGGAAATTTAAAGggaaatatatttctagTAATGTGGAGTTCATTAAGGCTAATGGTGATATTGTACCTTTCGGAAATAAGTATTTGCACTTAGAAACACCAAAGAGAggaattaaaatattagctttatcatttattttccatttccaaAGGGCAAACTCGAGAGCAAGAGTTACGTCCcccattgaagaaataacGACAAAGGATTGGTTTCAAGAAATGTTAATCAAGCACCCAGAAAATGATTTGGATATGTTACTAGTCTTTGGTCATTTACCTGTCACAGATAATGTTAACCATGAAATGGAACAAgttcatcaatatttaagaaaatattatccaAATATAATTATCCAATATTTTGGTGGCCATTCTCATATTCGTGATTTCGTCATTCTTGATGAGAAATCTGCTTGTCTACAAAGTGGGAAGTATGCTGAAACAGTTGGATTTTTATCAATCGATGGTGTAAAGACAGATACTCCAACATTTTTCAGGAGATACATTGATTTTAACAAAAGGTCATTTAAACATCATAGTAATGctaaaattttcaaatcattaagAGGTGATTTGGTATCatctaaattgaaaaatttaagaaGAAGTTTAGGTCTGAATAGAGTCATAGGTTATGTCTCTAAGACATATTATATGATAGCAAGAAGTTTGGATtctaaagaaaatatttatcatttctTGACCAATAAAGTTTTACCTAGATTGAGATCCGATACTTTCGATACCAATTCAATAAGTAGATTTGTCATAATGAATACAGGGGCAGTCCGTTACGATCTTCATAAGGGCCCATTTACAAAAGATAGTGAATATATTGTCATGCCATTCACCAATGAttggaaatatttggaaattcCATTAAACATTGCTGAACAAGTCaagaattttttgaatgaaAGACCTTCTATCATGAATTTAGGACCTCCACAGGCAGTTCGTATAAACCAAAATCAAATTGCAGATCGTCCTGAATCATGCCCCCTAGTGAACGATCCGTCCTATCGTGAAGGATTTATTACAAGAGATGATTTTGGTTgtgatggtgatgataCTCCCCATAATTCTCAAATCTTCCATAAATTACCAAGTGTAGTGCagtataaaatatttaccTGNNNNNNNNNNNNNNNNNNNCACCTAATCTTTTATAGTTTTATTCAGCCAGACATTCTACAAGCTGTTAACTCACttgtaaaagaaaatggaatGGATGGTTTATATTCTGATGAAGATTGTCAATTCTACGGCGGTAAATCCACtcaaattttattaagAGAGTATATTCAGGAATCGAGTGAGAAATATACAATCTAA
- the RPS4B gene encoding 40S ribosomal protein eS4 (similar to Saccharomyces cerevisiae RPS4B (YHR203C) and RPS4A (YJR145C); ancestral locus Anc_4.382), with product MARGPKKHLKRLAAPHHWLLDKLSGCYAPRPSAGPHKLRESLPLIVFLRNRLKYALNGREVKAILMQRHVKVDGKVRTDTTYPTGFMDVITLEATNENFRLVYDVKGRFAVHRITDEEASYKLAKVKKVQLGKKGVPYVVTHDGRTIRYPDPNIKVNDTVKVDLASGKITDYIKFDAGKLVYVTGGRNLGRIGTIVHKERHDGGFDLVHIKDSLDNTFVTRLNNVFIIGEPGKPYISLPKGKGIKLTIAEERDRRRAQQGL from the exons ATGGCTAGAGGACC aaagaaGCACCTAAAGAGATTAGCAGCTCCACACCATTGGTTATTGGACAAATTATCTGGTTGTTACGCCCCAAGACCATCTGCTGGTCCACACAAATTGCGTGAATCTTTGCCATTAATCGTTTTCTTAAGAAACAGATTAAAGTATGCTTTGAACGGTCGTGAAGTTAAGGCTATCTTAATGCAACGTCATGTTAAAGTTGACGGTAAAGTTAGAACCGATACTACTTACCCAACTGGTTTCATGGATGTTATCACTTTGGAAGCCACTAACGAAAACTTTAGATTAGTTTACGACGTCAAAGGTAGATTTGCTGTCCACAGAATTACTGACGAAGAAGCTTCTTACAAGTTAGCTAAGGTCAAGAAGGTCCAATTAGGTAAGAAGGGTGTTCCATACGTTGTTACTCACGATGGTAGAACTATCAGATACCCAGATCCAAACATCAAGGTCAATGACACTGTTAAGGTCGATTTGGCTTCTGGTAAGATCACTGACTACATTAAGTTTGATGCTGGTAAATTAGTTTACGTTACTGGTGGTCGTAACTTGGGTAGAATTGGTACTATTGTTCACAAGGAAAGACACGATGGTGGTTTCGATTTAGTCCATATTAAGGATTCTTTAGATAACACTTTCGTTACTAGATTGAACAATGTTTTCATCATTGGTGAACCAGGTAAGCCATACATTTCCTTACCAAAGGGTAAGGGTATTAAGTTGACCATTGCTGAAGAACGTGACAGAAGAAGAGCTCAACAAGGTTTATAA